A region of Epinephelus fuscoguttatus linkage group LG1, E.fuscoguttatus.final_Chr_v1 DNA encodes the following proteins:
- the rpl29 gene encoding 60S ribosomal protein L29: MAKSKNHTTHNQSRKHHRNGIKKPRSQRYESLKGVDPKFLRNMRFAKKHNSKGMKAAKKAAAAAKP; this comes from the exons ATGGCCAAGTCGAAGAATCACACAACCCACAACCAGT CTCGTAAACACCACAGGAATGGCATCAAGAAGCCCAGATCTCAGCGTTATGAGTCACTGAAGGGG GTGGACCCTAAATTCCTGAGGAACATGCGCTTTGCCAAGAAGCACAACAGCAAGGGCATGAAGGCAGCAAAgaaggcagcagctgcagccaaaCCATAG